The following proteins are encoded in a genomic region of Arachis ipaensis cultivar K30076 chromosome B02, Araip1.1, whole genome shotgun sequence:
- the LOC107628284 gene encoding probable methyltransferase PMT11, with product MRMRNVMDMRAGFGGFAAALISQKFDCWVMNVVPVSSTNTLPVIYDRGLMGVMHDWCEAFDTYPRTYDFLHAANLLSAERKRCNVSSIMLEMDRILRPGGRVYIRDSIAIMDEIQDIAKAMGWQVTLRDTSEGPHASYRVLVCDKHLLHA from the exons ATGAGAATGAGAAATGTTATGGACATGCGAGCTGGATTTGGAGG GTTTGCAGCAGCATTGATTAGTCAGAAATTTGACTGCTGGGTTATGA atgTTGTTCCTGTTAGTAGCACAAATACCTTGCCAGTTATCTACGACCGTGGATTGATGGGAGTTATGCATGACTG GTGTGAAGCATTTGACACCTACCCAAGAACCTATGATTTTCTGCATGCTGCCAACCTTCTTTCTGCAGAGCGCAAAAG ATGCAATGTGTCATCTATTATGCTTGAGATGGACCGAATACTAAGACCAGGAGGACGGGTATACATCCGCGATTCTATTGCCATCATGGATGAAATTCAAGACATTGCCAAGGCAATGGGGTGGCAAGTCACATTGAGAGATACATCTGAGGGGCCTCATGCTAGTTATAGAGTATTGGTGTGTGACAAGCACCTGCTACATGCTTGA